From the genome of Pseudomonas bubulae:
GAACATGTCATCGAAGTCCAGGCGCCGGAACGGTACATCACGGCGCTGGCGTTTTTCCGGGAACAGGTTGCCATTGGCATCGATCAACTCGATATTGCCCGCGCAAATACCTACTTCCGGCTTGCCATCCATGTAGGCAACCTGCACCGCGATACGGTCCGGCATCATGATGTCATCGGAACCGAAGGGCACGATCAGGCTGCCCTTGGCCCGGGCAATCGCACCATTGAGGGTATTGGTCAGGCCCTGGTTCTGTTGCACTCGAAAGTCGAAACCATGTACCGCCTGCAAACGCTGGATACGCTCCACGCTGTCATCAGGCGAGCCGTCATCGATCACCAGCAATTCGATATTGGGATAAGTCTGATCCAGAACGCTCTGGATGCTTTGTTCTATGTAGGGCCCGTGGTTGTAGGAGGCGATGATCACCGTCACCAGGGGTT
Proteins encoded in this window:
- a CDS encoding glycosyltransferase, producing MTDLQPLVTVIIASYNHGPYIEQSIQSVLDQTYPNIELLVIDDGSPDDSVERIQRLQAVHGFDFRVQQNQGLTNTLNGAIARAKGSLIVPFGSDDIMMPDRIAVQVAYMDGKPEVGICAGNIELIDANGNLFPEKRQRRDVPFRRLDFDDMFLERKPYPPAPTLMIRREALDKVGGFDPSIRLEDLYIELKITHAGYFIDGLNVVMARYRKHATNSYKNHRFMIDSILRIYAQFSDHPLYDEVRYKFLNSMFLKTANRNRALARELLAQIPFKRWTGKTWRGLGRLYFSPLEKD